The Paralichthys olivaceus isolate ysfri-2021 chromosome 9, ASM2471397v2, whole genome shotgun sequence genome contains a region encoding:
- the septin6 gene encoding septin-6 isoform X2, which produces MASTEIARQAGEGARAVPLAGHVGFDSMPDQLVNKSVNHGFCFNILCVGETGLGKSTLMDTLFNTKFEGEPTQHNQPGVTLKSNTYELQESNVRLKLTVVNTVGFGDQINKEESYKSIVEFIDAQFEAYLQEELKIKRTLHSYHDTRIHACLYFIAPTGHSLKSLDLVTMKKLDSKVNIIPIIAKSDAISKSELAKFKLKITSELVSNGVQIYQFPTDDESVAEINSTMNSHLPFAVVGSTEEVKIGNKMVKARQYPWGTVQVENENHCDFVKLREMLIRVNMEDLREQTHTRHYELYRRCKLEEMGFKDTDPDSKPFSLQETYEAKRNEFMGELQKKEEEMRQMFVQRVKEKEAELKEAEKELHEKFDRLKKLHQDEKKKLEEKKKSLDDELNTFKQKKTAAELLLNQAQQAGGSTTLKRDKERKNVGPL; this is translated from the exons ATGGCGTCCACCGAGATAGCAAGACAAGCG GGTGAAGGTGCTCGTGCTGTCCCTCTGGCAGGCCATGTCGGCTTTGACAGCATGCCTGACCAGCTGGTCAACAAGTCTGTCAACCACGGATTCTGCTTCAACATCCTCTGTGTTG GTGAGACAGGTCTGGGCAAGTCCACCCTGATGGACACGTTGTTCAACACCAAGTTTGAGGGGGAGCCCACTCAGCACAACCAGCCGGGAGTCACGCTCAAGTCCAACACCTACGAACTGCAGGAGAGCAACGTGCGCCTCAAACTCACTGTTGTCAACACTGTTGGCTTTGGAGACCAGATCAATAAAGAAGAAAG CTACAAGTCCATTGTGGAGTTTATTGATGCACAGTTTGAAGCATATCTACAGGAGGAACTGAAAATCAAGCGCACGTTACACAGCTACCACGACACCCGCATCCACGCATGCCTGTACTTCATCGCTCCCACGGGACACTCGCTCAAATCTCTCGACTTGGTGACCATGAAGAAACTCGATAGCAAG GTCAATATAATCCCAATCATCGCCAAGTCAGACGCCATCTCCAAGAGCGAGCTGGCCAAGTTCAAACTCAAAATCACCAGTGAGCTGGTCAGCAATGGAGTGCAGATCTACCAGTTCCCTACTGACGATGAGTCTGTGGCAGAGATCAACTCCACCATGAAC AGCCATTTGCCGTTTGCAGTGGTGGggagcacagaggaagtgaagatcGGGAACAAGATGGTGAAGGCCCGGCAGTACCCGTGGGGGACGGTGCAGG TGGAAAATGAGAATCACTGTGACTTCGTCAAACTGCGAGAAATGCTGATCAGAGTGAACATGGAGGACCTGCGAGAGCAGACTCACACACGCCACTATGAACTGTACCGCCGCTGCAAACTGGAGGAGATGGGATTTAAGGACACAGACCCTGACAGCAAGCCCTTCAG TCTGCAGGAAACGTATGAAGCTAAGAGGAACGAGTTCATGGGTGAGctgcagaagaaagaagaggaaatgagGCAAATGTTTGTGCAAAGAGTCAAAGAGAAGGAGGCCGAGCttaaagaagcagaaaaagag CTGCATGAGAAGTTTGACCGTCTGAAGAAGCTCCACCAggatgagaagaagaaactggaggaaaagaagaagtcTCTGGACGACGAACTCAATACgttcaaacagaaaaagactGCAGCAGAGCTCTTGCTGAATCAAGCTCAGCAGGCAGGGGGCTCCACCACACTCAAgagggacaaagagaggaaaaa CGTAGGACCCCTGTAG
- the septin6 gene encoding septin-6 isoform X4, translating into MASTEIARQAGEGARAVPLAGHVGFDSMPDQLVNKSVNHGFCFNILCVGETGLGKSTLMDTLFNTKFEGEPTQHNQPGVTLKSNTYELQESNVRLKLTVVNTVGFGDQINKEESYKSIVEFIDAQFEAYLQEELKIKRTLHSYHDTRIHACLYFIAPTGHSLKSLDLVTMKKLDSKVNIIPIIAKSDAISKSELAKFKLKITSELVSNGVQIYQFPTDDESVAEINSTMNSHLPFAVVGSTEEVKIGNKMVKARQYPWGTVQVENENHCDFVKLREMLIRVNMEDLREQTHTRHYELYRRCKLEEMGFKDTDPDSKPFSLQETYEAKRNEFMGELQKKEEEMRQMFVQRVKEKEAELKEAEKELHEKFDRLKKLHQDEKKKLEEKKKSLDDELNTFKQKKTAAELLLNQAQQAGGSTTLKRDKERKN; encoded by the exons ATGGCGTCCACCGAGATAGCAAGACAAGCG GGTGAAGGTGCTCGTGCTGTCCCTCTGGCAGGCCATGTCGGCTTTGACAGCATGCCTGACCAGCTGGTCAACAAGTCTGTCAACCACGGATTCTGCTTCAACATCCTCTGTGTTG GTGAGACAGGTCTGGGCAAGTCCACCCTGATGGACACGTTGTTCAACACCAAGTTTGAGGGGGAGCCCACTCAGCACAACCAGCCGGGAGTCACGCTCAAGTCCAACACCTACGAACTGCAGGAGAGCAACGTGCGCCTCAAACTCACTGTTGTCAACACTGTTGGCTTTGGAGACCAGATCAATAAAGAAGAAAG CTACAAGTCCATTGTGGAGTTTATTGATGCACAGTTTGAAGCATATCTACAGGAGGAACTGAAAATCAAGCGCACGTTACACAGCTACCACGACACCCGCATCCACGCATGCCTGTACTTCATCGCTCCCACGGGACACTCGCTCAAATCTCTCGACTTGGTGACCATGAAGAAACTCGATAGCAAG GTCAATATAATCCCAATCATCGCCAAGTCAGACGCCATCTCCAAGAGCGAGCTGGCCAAGTTCAAACTCAAAATCACCAGTGAGCTGGTCAGCAATGGAGTGCAGATCTACCAGTTCCCTACTGACGATGAGTCTGTGGCAGAGATCAACTCCACCATGAAC AGCCATTTGCCGTTTGCAGTGGTGGggagcacagaggaagtgaagatcGGGAACAAGATGGTGAAGGCCCGGCAGTACCCGTGGGGGACGGTGCAGG TGGAAAATGAGAATCACTGTGACTTCGTCAAACTGCGAGAAATGCTGATCAGAGTGAACATGGAGGACCTGCGAGAGCAGACTCACACACGCCACTATGAACTGTACCGCCGCTGCAAACTGGAGGAGATGGGATTTAAGGACACAGACCCTGACAGCAAGCCCTTCAG TCTGCAGGAAACGTATGAAGCTAAGAGGAACGAGTTCATGGGTGAGctgcagaagaaagaagaggaaatgagGCAAATGTTTGTGCAAAGAGTCAAAGAGAAGGAGGCCGAGCttaaagaagcagaaaaagag CTGCATGAGAAGTTTGACCGTCTGAAGAAGCTCCACCAggatgagaagaagaaactggaggaaaagaagaagtcTCTGGACGACGAACTCAATACgttcaaacagaaaaagactGCAGCAGAGCTCTTGCTGAATCAAGCTCAGCAGGCAGGGGGCTCCACCACACTCAAgagggacaaagagaggaaaaa TTAA
- the septin6 gene encoding septin-6 isoform X3: protein MASTEIARQAGEGARAVPLAGHVGFDSMPDQLVNKSVNHGFCFNILCVGETGLGKSTLMDTLFNTKFEGEPTQHNQPGVTLKSNTYELQESNVRLKLTVVNTVGFGDQINKEESYKSIVEFIDAQFEAYLQEELKIKRTLHSYHDTRIHACLYFIAPTGHSLKSLDLVTMKKLDSKVNIIPIIAKSDAISKSELAKFKLKITSELVSNGVQIYQFPTDDESVAEINSTMNSHLPFAVVGSTEEVKIGNKMVKARQYPWGTVQVENENHCDFVKLREMLIRVNMEDLREQTHTRHYELYRRCKLEEMGFKDTDPDSKPFSLQETYEAKRNEFMGELQKKEEEMRQMFVQRVKEKEAELKEAEKELHEKFDRLKKLHQDEKKKLEEKKKSLDDELNTFKQKKTAAELLLNQAQQAGGSTTLKRDKERKNFF, encoded by the exons ATGGCGTCCACCGAGATAGCAAGACAAGCG GGTGAAGGTGCTCGTGCTGTCCCTCTGGCAGGCCATGTCGGCTTTGACAGCATGCCTGACCAGCTGGTCAACAAGTCTGTCAACCACGGATTCTGCTTCAACATCCTCTGTGTTG GTGAGACAGGTCTGGGCAAGTCCACCCTGATGGACACGTTGTTCAACACCAAGTTTGAGGGGGAGCCCACTCAGCACAACCAGCCGGGAGTCACGCTCAAGTCCAACACCTACGAACTGCAGGAGAGCAACGTGCGCCTCAAACTCACTGTTGTCAACACTGTTGGCTTTGGAGACCAGATCAATAAAGAAGAAAG CTACAAGTCCATTGTGGAGTTTATTGATGCACAGTTTGAAGCATATCTACAGGAGGAACTGAAAATCAAGCGCACGTTACACAGCTACCACGACACCCGCATCCACGCATGCCTGTACTTCATCGCTCCCACGGGACACTCGCTCAAATCTCTCGACTTGGTGACCATGAAGAAACTCGATAGCAAG GTCAATATAATCCCAATCATCGCCAAGTCAGACGCCATCTCCAAGAGCGAGCTGGCCAAGTTCAAACTCAAAATCACCAGTGAGCTGGTCAGCAATGGAGTGCAGATCTACCAGTTCCCTACTGACGATGAGTCTGTGGCAGAGATCAACTCCACCATGAAC AGCCATTTGCCGTTTGCAGTGGTGGggagcacagaggaagtgaagatcGGGAACAAGATGGTGAAGGCCCGGCAGTACCCGTGGGGGACGGTGCAGG TGGAAAATGAGAATCACTGTGACTTCGTCAAACTGCGAGAAATGCTGATCAGAGTGAACATGGAGGACCTGCGAGAGCAGACTCACACACGCCACTATGAACTGTACCGCCGCTGCAAACTGGAGGAGATGGGATTTAAGGACACAGACCCTGACAGCAAGCCCTTCAG TCTGCAGGAAACGTATGAAGCTAAGAGGAACGAGTTCATGGGTGAGctgcagaagaaagaagaggaaatgagGCAAATGTTTGTGCAAAGAGTCAAAGAGAAGGAGGCCGAGCttaaagaagcagaaaaagag CTGCATGAGAAGTTTGACCGTCTGAAGAAGCTCCACCAggatgagaagaagaaactggaggaaaagaagaagtcTCTGGACGACGAACTCAATACgttcaaacagaaaaagactGCAGCAGAGCTCTTGCTGAATCAAGCTCAGCAGGCAGGGGGCTCCACCACACTCAAgagggacaaagagaggaaaaa CTTCTTTTAA
- the pttg1 gene encoding securin, which yields MDNIIFAERENAGVHAPSLKMRQRLQSAPEKLLKSSMITKTFNTPLPSGRKALGAVNKKISTPAVNPQEKKQLKPQETKVKQAPDTKLEEYPEIEKFFSYDPLEFEKFGIPEDFVPFSSLALPGLACFPQSQHVWKEDQEKFDPLPNLSPVKMSKRSDDCSALDAFLQTLDELTVELPPESVTD from the exons ATGGACAACATAATCTTTGCAGAGCGGGAGAACGCAGGTGTCCATGCGCCCTCACTGAAGATGCGACAGCGACTTCAGTCTGCTCCAG AAAAACTCCTGAAATCTTCCATGATTACCAAAACCTTCAACACTCCTCTGCCATCTGGTCGAAAAGCTCTCGGTGCCGTCAACAAGAAAATATCAACCCCTGCTGTCAACCCCCAAGAGAAGAAACAGCTGAAGCCTCAG GAAACAAAAGTCAAACAAGCTCCCGATACCAAATTGGAGGAATATCCAGAAATTGAGAAGTTCTTCTCTTATGACCCACTAG AGTTTGAGAAGTTCGGCATACCTGAAGATTTTGTTCCCTTCAGCAGCCTCGCTCTGCCTGGACTAGCATGTTTCCCACAATCTCAGCATGTGTGGAAGGAGGACCAGGAAAAGTTTGACCCTCTCCCAAACCTGTCACCTGTGAAGATGTCAAAACGTTCAG ATGACTGCTCCGCTCTTGACGCCTTTCTTCAAACACTCGATGAGCTGACCGTTGAACTTCCTCCAGAGTCTGTTACTGACTAA
- the septin6 gene encoding septin-6 isoform X1 gives MASTEIARQAGEGARAVPLAGHVGFDSMPDQLVNKSVNHGFCFNILCVGETGLGKSTLMDTLFNTKFEGEPTQHNQPGVTLKSNTYELQESNVRLKLTVVNTVGFGDQINKEESYKSIVEFIDAQFEAYLQEELKIKRTLHSYHDTRIHACLYFIAPTGHSLKSLDLVTMKKLDSKVNIIPIIAKSDAISKSELAKFKLKITSELVSNGVQIYQFPTDDESVAEINSTMNSHLPFAVVGSTEEVKIGNKMVKARQYPWGTVQVENENHCDFVKLREMLIRVNMEDLREQTHTRHYELYRRCKLEEMGFKDTDPDSKPFSLQETYEAKRNEFMGELQKKEEEMRQMFVQRVKEKEAELKEAEKELHEKFDRLKKLHQDEKKKLEEKKKSLDDELNTFKQKKTAAELLLNQAQQAGGSTTLKRDKERKNNPWLCTE, from the exons ATGGCGTCCACCGAGATAGCAAGACAAGCG GGTGAAGGTGCTCGTGCTGTCCCTCTGGCAGGCCATGTCGGCTTTGACAGCATGCCTGACCAGCTGGTCAACAAGTCTGTCAACCACGGATTCTGCTTCAACATCCTCTGTGTTG GTGAGACAGGTCTGGGCAAGTCCACCCTGATGGACACGTTGTTCAACACCAAGTTTGAGGGGGAGCCCACTCAGCACAACCAGCCGGGAGTCACGCTCAAGTCCAACACCTACGAACTGCAGGAGAGCAACGTGCGCCTCAAACTCACTGTTGTCAACACTGTTGGCTTTGGAGACCAGATCAATAAAGAAGAAAG CTACAAGTCCATTGTGGAGTTTATTGATGCACAGTTTGAAGCATATCTACAGGAGGAACTGAAAATCAAGCGCACGTTACACAGCTACCACGACACCCGCATCCACGCATGCCTGTACTTCATCGCTCCCACGGGACACTCGCTCAAATCTCTCGACTTGGTGACCATGAAGAAACTCGATAGCAAG GTCAATATAATCCCAATCATCGCCAAGTCAGACGCCATCTCCAAGAGCGAGCTGGCCAAGTTCAAACTCAAAATCACCAGTGAGCTGGTCAGCAATGGAGTGCAGATCTACCAGTTCCCTACTGACGATGAGTCTGTGGCAGAGATCAACTCCACCATGAAC AGCCATTTGCCGTTTGCAGTGGTGGggagcacagaggaagtgaagatcGGGAACAAGATGGTGAAGGCCCGGCAGTACCCGTGGGGGACGGTGCAGG TGGAAAATGAGAATCACTGTGACTTCGTCAAACTGCGAGAAATGCTGATCAGAGTGAACATGGAGGACCTGCGAGAGCAGACTCACACACGCCACTATGAACTGTACCGCCGCTGCAAACTGGAGGAGATGGGATTTAAGGACACAGACCCTGACAGCAAGCCCTTCAG TCTGCAGGAAACGTATGAAGCTAAGAGGAACGAGTTCATGGGTGAGctgcagaagaaagaagaggaaatgagGCAAATGTTTGTGCAAAGAGTCAAAGAGAAGGAGGCCGAGCttaaagaagcagaaaaagag CTGCATGAGAAGTTTGACCGTCTGAAGAAGCTCCACCAggatgagaagaagaaactggaggaaaagaagaagtcTCTGGACGACGAACTCAATACgttcaaacagaaaaagactGCAGCAGAGCTCTTGCTGAATCAAGCTCAGCAGGCAGGGGGCTCCACCACACTCAAgagggacaaagagaggaaaaa TAATCCCTGGCTCTGCACTGAGTAG
- the septin6 gene encoding septin-6 isoform X5: protein MASTEIARQAGEGARAVPLAGHVGFDSMPDQLVNKSVNHGFCFNILCVGETGLGKSTLMDTLFNTKFEGEPTQHNQPGVTLKSNTYELQESNVRLKLTVVNTVGFGDQINKEESYKSIVEFIDAQFEAYLQEELKIKRTLHSYHDTRIHACLYFIAPTGHSLKSLDLVTMKKLDSKVNIIPIIAKSDAISKSELAKFKLKITSELVSNGVQIYQFPTDDESVAEINSTMNSHLPFAVVGSTEEVKIGNKMVKARQYPWGTVQVENENHCDFVKLREMLIRVNMEDLREQTHTRHYELYRRCKLEEMGFKDTDPDSKPFSLQETYEAKRNEFMGELQKKEEEMRQMFVQRVKEKEAELKEAEKELHEKFDRLKKLHQDEKKKLEEKKKSLDDELNTFKQKKTAAELLLNQAQQAGGSTTLKRDKERKN, encoded by the exons ATGGCGTCCACCGAGATAGCAAGACAAGCG GGTGAAGGTGCTCGTGCTGTCCCTCTGGCAGGCCATGTCGGCTTTGACAGCATGCCTGACCAGCTGGTCAACAAGTCTGTCAACCACGGATTCTGCTTCAACATCCTCTGTGTTG GTGAGACAGGTCTGGGCAAGTCCACCCTGATGGACACGTTGTTCAACACCAAGTTTGAGGGGGAGCCCACTCAGCACAACCAGCCGGGAGTCACGCTCAAGTCCAACACCTACGAACTGCAGGAGAGCAACGTGCGCCTCAAACTCACTGTTGTCAACACTGTTGGCTTTGGAGACCAGATCAATAAAGAAGAAAG CTACAAGTCCATTGTGGAGTTTATTGATGCACAGTTTGAAGCATATCTACAGGAGGAACTGAAAATCAAGCGCACGTTACACAGCTACCACGACACCCGCATCCACGCATGCCTGTACTTCATCGCTCCCACGGGACACTCGCTCAAATCTCTCGACTTGGTGACCATGAAGAAACTCGATAGCAAG GTCAATATAATCCCAATCATCGCCAAGTCAGACGCCATCTCCAAGAGCGAGCTGGCCAAGTTCAAACTCAAAATCACCAGTGAGCTGGTCAGCAATGGAGTGCAGATCTACCAGTTCCCTACTGACGATGAGTCTGTGGCAGAGATCAACTCCACCATGAAC AGCCATTTGCCGTTTGCAGTGGTGGggagcacagaggaagtgaagatcGGGAACAAGATGGTGAAGGCCCGGCAGTACCCGTGGGGGACGGTGCAGG TGGAAAATGAGAATCACTGTGACTTCGTCAAACTGCGAGAAATGCTGATCAGAGTGAACATGGAGGACCTGCGAGAGCAGACTCACACACGCCACTATGAACTGTACCGCCGCTGCAAACTGGAGGAGATGGGATTTAAGGACACAGACCCTGACAGCAAGCCCTTCAG TCTGCAGGAAACGTATGAAGCTAAGAGGAACGAGTTCATGGGTGAGctgcagaagaaagaagaggaaatgagGCAAATGTTTGTGCAAAGAGTCAAAGAGAAGGAGGCCGAGCttaaagaagcagaaaaagag CTGCATGAGAAGTTTGACCGTCTGAAGAAGCTCCACCAggatgagaagaagaaactggaggaaaagaagaagtcTCTGGACGACGAACTCAATACgttcaaacagaaaaagactGCAGCAGAGCTCTTGCTGAATCAAGCTCAGCAGGCAGGGGGCTCCACCACACTCAAgagggacaaagagaggaaaaa CTGA
- the sowahd gene encoding ankyrin repeat domain-containing protein SOWAHD translates to MNGSRSDDAGCDSTGSEAAVGSNTDAHGGSSATQGTVVERLSRYGRQVLPGSFQRRSRQQRQQEAAATDGCAPGGPLQREAPERGSLTPAMRKKYLKQLLFSNASNSGFSSALSSQTDSVSSEQEDADWALCPMEHAWMLSAVEGNYDTILEFMSEEPNLLTRRDFISGYSVLHWLAKRGQDETLLKLLRYAETAGVRVNVNLRGSGGLTPLHVASMHSQYMVVKLLVGAFGANVDAMDYNGRRAWQYLRGDAPLEMKELLGTWDEEHSCGGVKWNVNNNSAGAVTPDTEEEVEEEGQTDAHFFDRTKRSGSWRFGSFKKMLPSFSFSGNKR, encoded by the coding sequence ATGAACGGGAGCAGATCGGATGATGCTGGATGTGACTCAACTGGATCAGAAGCAGCTGTCGGCAGCAATACCGACGCCCACGGCGGCAGCTCGGCCACACAGGGCACCGTTGTGGAGCGACTGTCGCGGTATGGCCGGCAAGTCCTGCCCGGTTCTTTCCAGCGTAGGTCgcggcagcagaggcagcaagAAGCCGCCGCCACCGATGGCTGCGCACCGGGGggtcctctgcagagagaggcTCCGGAGAGGGGCTCGCTCACACCCGCCATGCGTAAGAAGTACCTGAAACAGTTGTTGTTCAGTAACGCGTCAAACAGCGGGTTCAGCAGCGCACTGTCCTCCCAGACCGACAGCGTGTCCTCCGAGCAGGAGGACGCAGACTGGGCTCTGTGTCCCATGGAGCACGCGTGGATGCTGTCTGCGGTGGAAGGGAACTACGACACCATCCTGGAGTTCATGTCCGAGGAGCCGAACCTGCTGACCAGGAGGGACTTCATCAGCGGGTACTCGGTGCTGCACTGGCTGGCCAAGAGAGGACAGGACGAGACCCTGCTCAAACTTCTGCGCTACGCCGAAACTGCGGGGGTCCGCGTGAACGTGAACTTGCGGGGCAGCGGCGGGCTCACCCCGCTGCACGTCGCCAGTATGCACTCTCAGTACATGGTCGTCAAACTGCTGGTGGGGGCTTTCGGTGCCAACGTGGATGCCATGGATTATAACGGGAGGAGAGCCTGGCAGTATCTGAGGGGAGACGCCCCGCTGGAGATGAAGGAGCTGCTGGGGACCTGGGACGAGGAGCACAGCTGCGGAGGTGTCAAATGGAACGTCAACAACAACAGTGCGGGCGCAGTGACCCCGgatacagaggaggaggtggaggaggagggacagacTGACGCGCACTTCTTTGACCGGACTAAGAGAAGCGGCAGCTGGAGATTTGGCTCCTTCAAGAAAATGCTGCCCTcgttttcattttcaggaaaCAAAAGGTGA